In one Bacillus thuringiensis genomic region, the following are encoded:
- a CDS encoding DnaD domain-containing protein, translated as MAVYRNVQVNFWQDEFILDLTPEERYFYIYLLTGTKTKQCGIYVLPKRVAELETGYSMETVEKLLNRFVEYGKILYDTETKEVFIINWLHYNPISNTNVEKCVLRELKTIKSNEFIHIFLRKCLEEEYKIPLLLQHFGMPKEEDNSSSQVVIEEKEEAEEIEVETIEEDVPNSEVYKLYEQNISSLSPYIVKELKNWIQRLSGEKVLEALKIAFENNKKTLAYVKGILRNWCSKKLKDFSGEKSVMGSLERRTCMLSSVF; from the coding sequence ATGGCGGTATACCGTAATGTGCAGGTGAACTTTTGGCAAGATGAATTCATATTAGATTTAACGCCAGAGGAGCGTTATTTTTACATATATTTGTTAACTGGTACGAAAACAAAGCAATGTGGAATTTACGTATTACCGAAGCGTGTGGCAGAGCTTGAAACAGGCTACAGTATGGAGACTGTTGAGAAGTTGCTAAACAGGTTTGTTGAGTATGGAAAGATTCTATATGATACGGAAACGAAAGAGGTATTCATAATAAACTGGTTACACTATAACCCTATTTCAAATACGAATGTGGAGAAGTGCGTATTACGTGAGTTAAAGACTATAAAAAGTAATGAGTTCATACATATATTTTTACGTAAATGCCTTGAAGAAGAATACAAGATTCCATTATTATTGCAGCATTTTGGTATGCCAAAAGAAGAGGATAATAGTAGTTCACAAGTAGTTATTGAAGAGAAAGAAGAAGCGGAAGAGATAGAGGTGGAAACCATAGAAGAGGACGTTCCAAATAGTGAAGTTTATAAGCTTTATGAACAAAATATTAGTAGTTTATCCCCATATATTGTGAAGGAATTGAAGAATTGGATACAAAGACTTTCTGGAGAGAAAGTGTTAGAGGCACTTAAAATTGCGTTTGAAAATAATAAGAAAACGTTAGCTTATGTGAAGGGGATTTTGAGGAATTGGTGTAGCAAAAAGTTAAAGGATTTTAGTGGGGAGAAGTCTGTAATGGGAAGTTTAGAGAGAAGGACATGTATGTTGAGTAGTGTATTTTAA
- a CDS encoding penicillin acylase family protein produces the protein MEVVIKKKRKKGKRIFIWASSIVLLLVISAVIFLNIYTLKSMPKIDGTIKLEDLQQAVTVKRDSKGVPHIKSENAHDLYFSQGYVQAQDRLFQMDLSSRQASGMLSEVVGEAAVDRDKLFRTLGLRRAAEASVSQYDGEAKYALQSFADGVNAFIREAKEEKKLPVEFTILGYEPAEWSIVDTLTIGKYMAFDLGGHWHGQAFRYWALKNLPKEQANELFPAYPKDAPRLLTELKNTNVDVAQSFSKTIIPPEFNGSNNWVVSGEKSASGKPILADDPHLSLATPSIWYQTRLEMKGLNVSGVIFAGVPGVILGHNDKIAWGVTNTGPDVQDLYIEKRNPNNENEFLYNDKWEKATVVDESIKVKGRKTIPYNVTITRHGPVISEFADKGKEKTKTVFSLKWTALEPSAELKAVLNMNKAKDWNEFETALQDFHTPTQNFVFASNDGTIAYKANGNIPVRKKGDGSLPVPGWTDEYEWEGYIPFDQLPKVINPKQGFISTANNKIVDDDYPYHISNTWAQPYRQMRIQEFLHEKEKYTVKDLEELQMDQKNLYGKEFTPIFLKELNKASLNEVEKEGVDQLTKWNFYDSKDEAAPLIFHLLMKEISNTLFSKEIPKDVMELFEGKSQVVDELIRKEVAGENSVWFTKYGGFTKVVHTSYENVMKKLQKEYGPDIGEWKWGDYHQLAFTHPISKSSSMLALLAFNREKPVPIGGSQVTVQAASYGENGIVNHGASWRFIIDTKDMSNGYHIVGPGQSGHFRSDWYHDQIDDWVNGTYHTTTLNTEGIEGKVLNLEPK, from the coding sequence ATGGAAGTCGTTATAAAGAAGAAACGAAAAAAGGGAAAAAGAATTTTTATTTGGGCTAGTAGTATCGTTCTTTTGTTAGTTATTTCCGCTGTGATTTTTTTGAACATATATACGCTGAAATCTATGCCAAAGATAGATGGAACGATAAAGCTAGAGGATTTACAACAGGCTGTTACGGTGAAGCGTGATAGTAAAGGTGTACCGCATATTAAATCGGAAAATGCACATGATTTATATTTTTCACAAGGATATGTGCAAGCGCAAGATCGTTTGTTTCAAATGGATTTAAGTAGTAGACAAGCGTCTGGTATGTTAAGTGAAGTTGTTGGGGAAGCAGCTGTTGATCGAGATAAATTGTTTCGAACACTCGGTTTACGGCGAGCGGCCGAAGCTTCAGTTAGTCAATATGATGGAGAAGCGAAATATGCCCTGCAGTCATTTGCTGATGGGGTGAACGCTTTTATACGTGAGGCGAAAGAGGAAAAGAAATTACCAGTTGAGTTTACTATATTAGGTTATGAACCTGCTGAGTGGTCAATTGTTGATACTTTAACGATCGGGAAGTATATGGCGTTTGACTTAGGAGGACATTGGCACGGACAGGCATTTCGATATTGGGCCCTGAAAAATCTTCCCAAAGAGCAAGCGAATGAGCTATTTCCTGCATATCCGAAAGATGCCCCTAGATTGCTAACTGAACTGAAAAATACAAATGTGGACGTAGCACAAAGTTTTTCAAAAACGATAATTCCGCCGGAGTTTAACGGTAGTAATAACTGGGTTGTGAGCGGTGAGAAGAGTGCGTCAGGTAAGCCAATTTTAGCAGATGATCCTCATTTATCTCTTGCGACGCCTTCTATTTGGTATCAAACGCGACTTGAAATGAAAGGTTTGAATGTGAGTGGCGTTATTTTCGCCGGAGTACCAGGTGTTATATTAGGACACAATGACAAAATAGCGTGGGGCGTTACGAATACGGGGCCTGATGTGCAAGATTTATATATTGAGAAGAGAAATCCTAATAATGAAAATGAATTTCTGTATAACGATAAATGGGAGAAAGCTACCGTTGTAGACGAGTCGATTAAAGTAAAAGGCAGGAAGACAATTCCTTATAACGTTACGATTACGAGGCATGGACCAGTAATTTCAGAGTTTGCGGATAAGGGGAAGGAGAAAACGAAAACAGTATTCTCTTTAAAGTGGACAGCTTTAGAACCGTCAGCTGAGTTAAAAGCTGTATTAAATATGAACAAAGCGAAAGACTGGAATGAGTTTGAAACCGCTCTTCAAGATTTTCATACACCAACCCAAAACTTTGTGTTTGCATCAAACGACGGCACAATTGCTTATAAAGCGAATGGAAATATACCAGTGCGTAAAAAAGGTGATGGTAGCTTACCTGTTCCAGGATGGACAGATGAATATGAATGGGAAGGGTATATCCCGTTTGATCAACTTCCAAAAGTAATTAATCCAAAACAAGGGTTTATTTCAACTGCGAATAATAAAATTGTTGATGATGATTATCCGTATCATATTAGCAATACGTGGGCGCAGCCATATAGGCAAATGCGTATTCAAGAATTTTTGCACGAGAAGGAAAAGTATACGGTGAAAGATTTAGAAGAGTTACAGATGGATCAAAAGAATTTATATGGGAAAGAGTTTACTCCTATATTTTTAAAAGAGTTAAATAAAGCATCTTTAAATGAGGTAGAGAAAGAAGGCGTAGACCAATTAACAAAGTGGAATTTTTACGATAGTAAAGATGAAGCGGCACCATTAATATTCCATTTGTTAATGAAAGAGATTTCAAATACGTTATTTTCAAAAGAAATACCGAAAGATGTAATGGAGTTATTTGAAGGGAAGTCACAAGTTGTTGATGAATTGATTCGAAAAGAAGTAGCGGGAGAAAATAGCGTTTGGTTTACGAAGTACGGAGGTTTCACAAAAGTTGTGCATACATCGTACGAGAATGTAATGAAGAAATTGCAGAAGGAATATGGACCCGATATTGGAGAGTGGAAGTGGGGCGATTACCATCAACTCGCTTTTACACATCCAATTTCGAAATCATCGAGTATGTTAGCATTACTCGCTTTTAATCGTGAGAAACCAGTTCCGATTGGTGGGAGCCAAGTTACCGTGCAAGCAGCGAGTTACGGCGAAAACGGCATTGTAAATCACGGGGCGTCTTGGAGATTCATTATTGATACGAAAGATATGTCAAACGGTTATCATATCGTAGGGCCAGGACAGTCGGGCCATTTTAGAAGCGATTGGTATCATGATCAAATAGATGATTGGGTAAATGGCACGTATCATACGACTACATTGAATACGGAGGGGATAGAGGGGAAGGTGCTAAATTTAGAACCGAAGTGA
- a CDS encoding cupin domain-containing protein translates to MNDDQIQLFKANGDFIWHEHPNTDKLFIVLEGEMFIDFRDGQVKISKGEMFIVPRGVEHKPFTEKESHIMLVEPKREID, encoded by the coding sequence ATGAATGACGATCAAATTCAGCTTTTTAAAGCTAATGGAGATTTTATATGGCATGAGCACCCTAATACGGATAAGCTATTTATTGTGCTTGAAGGGGAGATGTTCATCGATTTTCGTGATGGACAGGTGAAAATTTCTAAAGGCGAGATGTTTATTGTCCCGAGAGGCGTTGAGCATAAACCTTTCACTGAAAAGGAATCTCATATCATGTTGGTAGAGCCTAAAAGGGAAATAGATTGA
- a CDS encoding DUF4132 domain-containing protein, with translation MTTSTSELFQYIIMTEEQKQLSQRYLQTKEEEILKNIQLTTIRDQKRSDFAERFINDFRKVHKQDPDFFRLFYHILEEHLLNVLVVRFAHVSFSKMKIYLEKSALPLDKLVAIACKYLSSISSYVNEADVFLRELTKESLNYIEGQLHTLPTKQQVTLLLIMFDVDYEKFRTYSSLLNERLEEHTEFILKLLGEKEKVEAVKRYLKGEDDSEVFIGGNLPEHIWRLLFCVHKYSNVARRYIEILAKKNVWGFINYATRYMCHTLGQSQNYKKTGSVNRETYEEIQSFCTQFWISKERFFAHRLRQHDLNSEDFCKTYEYELLCFMLEEDPEFIQCTLQYVSKLNYLIIARTLAEKGYELNIGKMREEFFVAALQIKLSTVRDTYRDYLLGKLSLEDMEQILKNSKYRSMYWGMPVLEVALLWDIDDVAKREAVLTLQFGDEDSVNLYELLYECSVRGVEPKQVLEDLLSYGLSKEKLIAYAVEEAACYSEERNKAKEALVCVIVKEQAYIIERFDEYSAVAKAYILEELAKDNMIKMRPILIKSLGDSSKKMRESVVKLLSKDVEAAVDVAVELHNKNKIVRENVMKILIEYKLEKYTKLVQEALQESKNESFAGKFSFLFQTEEEKIEELCARILTEQTRNSLLQLIGDEPQIRLRDSDEIADAAIPLAYLQQYISDAVIEKKETAEVIGRALNEEDLKEYVQTIYQIWISQDADVKKRGILSLYGMYSDDKMVDILIKQIDEWVLQMRGKIAADAVRALGLSSSKLALMSIHAIAFKYKHKQVRNAAKEALSLAAKTRGITEEELEDQLVPDLGFTIHGEKIIDFGNRSFTAILTTESKIELETEEGKRMKSLPKPNAKDDVEKAEEAKKELASLKKELRNTLSMQKQRLETALSLKRYWSHNAWKSVFMDNPIMKQFSISLIWGEYKEGKLLKAFRYAEGGVFCTIDGKSYELSSGTVIGFVHPLELPEAEKELWKEQLESAGIVQPFLQIERPVFVVEENDESAIERFGGILLNGRSLFGKMTKLGWVRGSVQDGGVYYTFYKEDTRTGLGVQLSFSGASIGYEDEEDVCVFDIQFYKAGTVKRGSYEYDEIDDERRIVPKEVDKRFFSEMLYDVQVATDSNLGHNESWRSKR, from the coding sequence TTGACTACTAGTACATCTGAGTTGTTTCAATATATTATTATGACAGAAGAACAGAAACAATTATCACAACGATATTTACAGACAAAAGAAGAAGAGATTTTAAAAAATATTCAACTAACGACAATTCGCGATCAAAAAAGAAGTGATTTTGCGGAGCGATTTATAAACGATTTTAGGAAAGTGCATAAACAAGATCCGGATTTTTTTCGATTATTTTACCATATACTCGAGGAGCATTTATTAAATGTTCTTGTAGTCCGTTTTGCGCATGTCAGTTTTTCTAAAATGAAGATTTATTTAGAAAAAAGTGCACTTCCTTTGGACAAACTTGTAGCAATCGCATGTAAATATTTATCCAGTATTTCAAGTTATGTAAATGAAGCAGATGTTTTTCTTAGAGAGTTAACAAAAGAGAGTCTGAACTATATAGAGGGACAATTACATACTTTACCAACTAAGCAGCAAGTAACATTACTTCTCATAATGTTTGATGTAGATTATGAAAAGTTTCGTACATATAGTTCTTTATTGAATGAAAGGTTAGAAGAACATACAGAATTTATATTGAAACTGCTAGGGGAAAAGGAAAAGGTTGAAGCAGTTAAACGGTATTTAAAAGGTGAAGATGATAGTGAAGTATTTATAGGTGGGAATTTACCGGAACATATTTGGCGGCTATTATTTTGTGTTCATAAATATTCGAATGTTGCGAGGCGATATATTGAAATATTGGCGAAGAAAAATGTTTGGGGTTTTATAAACTATGCAACACGTTATATGTGTCACACTCTCGGTCAGTCTCAAAACTACAAAAAAACTGGTAGTGTAAATAGAGAAACATATGAAGAAATTCAAAGTTTTTGTACACAGTTTTGGATTTCTAAGGAAAGATTTTTTGCGCATCGTCTAAGGCAACATGATTTAAATAGTGAGGATTTTTGTAAGACGTATGAATATGAATTGCTATGCTTTATGTTGGAGGAAGATCCTGAATTTATTCAATGTACTTTGCAATATGTAAGTAAACTGAATTATCTCATCATCGCACGAACGTTAGCTGAAAAAGGATATGAGCTAAATATAGGGAAAATGCGAGAAGAATTTTTTGTTGCTGCTTTGCAAATAAAATTGTCTACAGTGCGGGATACATATCGTGATTATTTACTAGGGAAATTGTCACTTGAGGATATGGAGCAAATACTTAAAAATTCGAAATATAGAAGTATGTATTGGGGTATGCCGGTGTTAGAGGTTGCGCTTCTTTGGGATATAGATGATGTAGCGAAGAGGGAAGCTGTACTTACACTACAGTTTGGAGATGAGGATAGTGTTAATTTATACGAACTTCTTTACGAATGTTCTGTCAGAGGAGTAGAACCGAAACAAGTATTAGAAGATCTGCTTTCGTATGGATTAAGTAAGGAAAAGCTTATCGCTTATGCAGTTGAAGAAGCTGCATGCTACAGTGAAGAGAGAAATAAGGCGAAGGAAGCGCTTGTTTGTGTAATTGTAAAAGAACAAGCGTACATCATTGAACGATTTGATGAGTATTCTGCTGTGGCCAAAGCATATATTTTAGAAGAGTTAGCAAAGGATAACATGATTAAAATGCGTCCAATTTTAATTAAAAGCTTAGGAGATTCATCTAAAAAAATGCGTGAGTCTGTAGTTAAACTGCTTTCAAAAGATGTAGAAGCTGCAGTAGATGTAGCAGTTGAACTTCATAATAAAAATAAAATTGTTCGTGAAAATGTGATGAAAATACTTATAGAGTATAAGCTTGAAAAATATACGAAACTTGTACAGGAAGCTTTGCAAGAAAGTAAAAATGAATCTTTCGCAGGAAAATTCTCGTTTTTATTTCAAACGGAGGAAGAAAAGATAGAAGAACTATGTGCACGTATTTTAACTGAACAAACAAGAAATTCACTTCTGCAATTGATTGGGGATGAGCCACAAATCCGTTTACGTGACTCTGATGAAATTGCTGATGCTGCAATTCCGTTAGCCTATTTACAACAGTATATTTCAGATGCTGTTATTGAGAAGAAAGAAACAGCAGAAGTAATTGGTAGAGCTTTAAATGAAGAGGACTTAAAAGAATATGTGCAAACAATATATCAAATATGGATTTCTCAAGACGCAGATGTGAAGAAACGTGGAATTCTTTCGTTATACGGAATGTATAGTGACGACAAAATGGTCGACATACTTATAAAGCAAATTGATGAATGGGTGCTTCAAATGAGAGGAAAGATAGCAGCGGATGCCGTTCGTGCTTTAGGTTTGTCTTCATCTAAGCTTGCACTTATGTCTATTCATGCAATAGCATTTAAATATAAACATAAGCAAGTACGTAATGCAGCAAAAGAAGCGCTAAGTCTTGCTGCGAAAACACGTGGTATAACAGAGGAAGAGCTGGAAGATCAATTGGTGCCGGACCTCGGCTTTACTATACATGGTGAAAAAATAATTGATTTCGGGAATCGAAGTTTTACTGCCATTTTAACTACAGAGTCAAAAATTGAATTAGAGACAGAAGAAGGAAAACGTATGAAGTCACTTCCAAAGCCGAATGCAAAAGATGATGTAGAAAAGGCTGAAGAGGCTAAAAAAGAATTAGCCTCTTTAAAGAAGGAACTCCGAAATACTCTTTCCATGCAAAAACAACGATTGGAAACGGCACTTTCATTAAAGCGTTATTGGTCACATAATGCATGGAAGTCTGTATTTATGGATAATCCAATTATGAAGCAATTTTCTATTTCACTCATTTGGGGTGAGTATAAGGAAGGGAAGTTGCTGAAGGCATTCCGTTATGCAGAAGGTGGCGTGTTCTGTACAATTGACGGGAAGAGTTATGAACTTTCATCTGGCACTGTTATTGGTTTCGTTCATCCGTTAGAATTGCCTGAGGCGGAGAAGGAATTATGGAAAGAGCAATTAGAAAGTGCGGGAATTGTTCAGCCGTTCCTACAAATTGAGCGTCCAGTGTTTGTAGTAGAAGAGAATGATGAGAGTGCTATTGAGAGATTTGGCGGTATTTTACTAAATGGTCGTTCGTTATTCGGTAAGATGACGAAGCTTGGATGGGTCCGTGGGTCTGTTCAAGATGGCGGTGTATATTATACATTTTACAAAGAAGATACTCGTACCGGATTAGGCGTGCAATTGTCATTTAGCGGAGCTTCGATTGGTTATGAAGATGAAGAAGATGTATGTGTATTTGACATTCAATTTTATAAAGCAGGTACAGTGAAGCGTGGTTCATATGAATACGATGAGATTGATGATGAAAGACGCATTGTACCAAAAGAAGTAGATAAACGCTTCTTTAGTGAAATGTTATATGATGTCCAAGTAGCGACAGATTCAAATCTTGGGCATAATGAAAGTTGGCGTAGCAAACGATAA
- a CDS encoding helix-turn-helix transcriptional regulator, protein MKLDVNELAEYLANTPFRVEGVYRYAKNPGVPFAESTDSFPGFVFPITGKTQFQFNGTPYTLSPGKVIHGGAKMTLAHKMLGEMNWEYILVLYQISNSEREDSGFTHQHFELLTGQSPRLVELLMRLWDVYNQRGGISMFQTEMLFREALNEALLSVFNRESNYESHTLFERISSYVRKYYYKDITIHTLTEQNNVNRNRLSYVFRKHAGMGATEYLLNYRIKMAQKMLCTSDVPVQQIAQAVGIADPFYFSRVFKKRVGISPTKYREKFINNPY, encoded by the coding sequence GTGAAGTTGGACGTGAATGAGTTAGCAGAGTATCTTGCCAATACTCCTTTCCGAGTAGAAGGAGTATATCGTTATGCTAAAAATCCAGGTGTGCCTTTTGCTGAGTCTACAGATTCTTTCCCAGGATTTGTATTTCCAATTACAGGGAAGACGCAATTTCAATTTAATGGTACGCCGTATACTCTTTCCCCAGGAAAAGTTATACATGGGGGTGCAAAAATGACATTAGCCCATAAAATGCTTGGTGAAATGAACTGGGAATATATTCTTGTTTTATATCAGATAAGCAATTCAGAACGAGAAGACTCTGGCTTTACTCATCAGCATTTTGAATTATTAACAGGACAATCTCCTCGTCTTGTCGAATTACTTATGCGTCTTTGGGATGTATATAATCAGCGTGGAGGCATTTCGATGTTTCAGACCGAAATGCTGTTTCGCGAAGCGTTGAATGAAGCTTTATTAAGTGTTTTCAATAGAGAAAGCAATTATGAGTCGCATACTTTATTCGAACGAATATCTAGTTACGTTCGTAAATACTATTATAAGGATATTACAATTCATACACTTACAGAACAAAATAATGTTAATCGAAATCGTCTTTCTTACGTGTTTAGAAAGCATGCAGGTATGGGGGCAACAGAATATTTATTGAACTATCGTATAAAGATGGCTCAAAAAATGTTATGTACAAGTGATGTGCCTGTACAACAAATTGCGCAGGCTGTTGGAATCGCAGACCCTTTTTATTTTAGTAGAGTTTTCAAGAAGCGAGTTGGCATTTCGCCTACTAAATATCGCGAGAAGTTCATCAATAATCCATACTAA